A DNA window from Procambarus clarkii isolate CNS0578487 chromosome 75, FALCON_Pclarkii_2.0, whole genome shotgun sequence contains the following coding sequences:
- the LOC123748431 gene encoding gametogenetin-like: MVSSPAMVPAKPWCPAPAMVPSLAMVPSPAMVPAQPWCQPSHGASPAMVPAQPWCQPGHGAQPSHGASPAMVPAQPWCPARPWCQPSHGAQPGHGAQPSHGAQPGHGASSAMVPSPDMVPSLDMVPSPAMVPSLAMVPAQPWCQPGHGAQPGHGASSAMVLAQPWCQLSHGASPAMVPARPWCQPGHGAQPSHGASPAMVPACPWCQLSHGASLAMVPARPWCQPGNGASPAMVPARPWCQSVHGASPAMVPARPWCQPGHGASPAMVPSPAMVPSPAMVPSPAMVPSPAMVPSPAMVPSPAMVPARPWCQPGHGASPAIVSARPWCPARPWCPARPWCPARPWCPARPWCPAQPWCQPGHGASSVMVPAWPWCQLGHGASPAMVPAWPWCQPGHGASLAMGPARPWCQPGHGAQAGHGAQPSHGAQAGHGAQPSHGASLAMVPARSWCQPGHGASSVMVPARPWCQPGHGASLAMVPGWPWCQPGHGASLAMVPAWPWCQPGYGASPAMVPARPWCPGRPWCPGRPWCPAQPWCQPGHGAQRGHDAQPGHGAQPGHGASSAMVPSPAMVPARPWFQPGHGASSVMVPSPAMVPARPWCQPSHGASPAMGPARPWCQPGQVPSPAMVPSPAMVPSPAMVPSPAMVPSPAMVPSPAMVPSPAMVPGPAMVPGPAMVPNPAMVPNPAMVPNPAMVPSPAMVPNPAMVPSPAMVPSPAMVPGPAMVPGPAMVPGPAMVPNPAMVPNPAMVPNPAMVPSPAMVPSPTMVPARPWCPARPWCPARPWCPARPWCQPGHGSSPTSRNLGTKVPYPTLPGDL; encoded by the coding sequence ATGGTGTCCAGCCCGGCCATGGTGCCAGCCAAGCCATGGTGCCCAGCACCGGCCATGGTGCCCAGCCTGGCCATGGTGCCCAGCCCGGCCATGGTGCCAGCTCAGCCATGGTGCCAGCCCAGCCATGGTGCCAGCCCGGCCATGGTGCCAGCCCAGCCATGGTGCCAGCCCGGCCATGGTGCCCAGCCCAGCCATGGTGCTAGCCCAGCTATGGTGCCAGCCCAGCCATGGTGCCCAGCCCGGCCATGGTGCCAGCCCAGCCATGGTGCCCAGCCCGGCCATGGTGCCCAGCCCAGCCATGGTGCCCAGCCCGGCCATGGTGCCAGCTCAGCCATGGTGCCCAGCCCGGATATGGTGCCCAGCCTGGATATGGTGCCCAGCCCGGCCATGGTGCCCAGCCTGGCCATGGTGCCAGCTCAGCCATGGTGCCAGCCCGGCCATGGTGCCCAGCCCGGCCATGGTGCCAGCTCAGCCATGGTGCTAGCTCAGCCATGGTGCCAGCTCAGCCATGGTGCCAGCCCGGCCATGGTGCCAGCCCGGCCATGGTGCCAGCCCGGCCATGGTGCCCAGCCCAGCCATGGTGCCAGCCCGGCCATGGTGCCAGCCTGCCCATGGTGCCAGCTCAGCCATGGTGCCAGCCTGGCCATGGTGCCAGCCCGGCCATGGTGCCAGCCTGGCAATGGTGCCAGCCCGGCCATGGTGCCAGCCCGGCCATGGTGCCAGTCCGTCCATGGTGCCAGCCCGGCCATGGTGCCAGCCCGGCCATGGTGCCAGCCCGGCCATGGTGCCAGCCCGGCCATGGTGCCCAGCCCGGCCATGGTGCCCAGCCCGGCCATGGTGCCCAGCCCGGCCATGGTGCCCAGCCCGGCCATGGTGCCCAGCCCGGCCATGGTGCCCAGCCCAGCCATGGTGCCAGCCCGGCCATGGTGCCAGCCCGGCCATGGTGCCAGCCCGGCCATAGTGTCAGCCCGGCCATGGTGCCCAGCCCGGCCATGGTGCCCAGCCCGGCCATGGTGCCCAGCCCGGCCATGGTGCCCAGCCCGGCCATGGTGCCCAGCCCAGCCATGGTGCCAGCCTGGCCATGGTGCCAGCTCGGTCATGGTGCCAGCCTGGCCATGGTGCCAGCTCGGTCATGGTGCCAGCCCGGCCATGGTGCCAGCCTGGCCATGGTGCCAGCCTGGCCATGGTGCCAGCCTGGCCATGGGGCCAGCCCGGCCATGGTGCCAGCCCGGCCATGGTGCCCAGGCTGGCCATGGTGCCCAGCCCAGCCATGGTGCCCAGGCTGGCCATGGTGCCCAGCCCAGCCATGGTGCCAGCCTGGCCATGGTGCCAGCTCGGTCATGGTGCCAGCCTGGCCATGGTGCCAGCTCGGTCATGGTGCCAGCCCGGCCATGGTGCCAGCCTGGCCATGGTGCCAGCCTGGCCATGGTGCCAGGCTGGCCATGGTGCCAGCCTGGCCATGGTGCCAGCCTGGCCATGGTGCCAGCCTGGCCATGGTGCCAGCCCGGCTATGGTGCCAGCCCGGCCATGGTGCCAGCCCGGCCATGGTGCCCAGGCCGGCCATGGTGCCCAGGCCGGCCATGGTGCCCAGCCCAGCCATGGTGCCAGCCCGGCCATGGTGCCCAGCGCGGCCATGATGCCCAGCCCGGCCATGGTGCCCAGCCCGGCCATGGTGCCAGCTCGGCCATGGTGCCCAGCCCAGCCATGGTGCCAGCCCGGCCATGGTTCCAGCCCGGCCATGGTGCCAGCTCAGTCATGGTGCCCAGCCCAGCCATGGTGCCAGCCCGGCCATGGTGCCAGCCCAGCCATGGGGCCAGCCCAGCCATGGGGCCAGCCCGGCCATGGTGCCAGCCCGGCCAGGTGCCCAGCCCGGCCATGGTGCCCAGCCCGGCCATGGTGCCCAGCCCGGCCATGGTGCCCAGCCCGGCCATGGTGCCCAGCCCGGCCATGGTGCCCAGCCCGGCCATGGTGCCCAGCCCGGCCATGGTGCCCGGCCCGGCCATGGTGCCCGGCCCAGCCATGGTGCCCAACCCAGCCATGGTGCCCAACCCAGCCATGGTGCCCAACCCAGCCATGGTGCCCAGCCCGGCCATGGTGCCCAACCCAGCCATGGTGCCCAGCCCGGCCATGGTGCCCAGCCCGGCCATGGTGCCCGGCCCGGCCATGGTGCCCGGCCCGGCCATGGTGCCCGGCCCAGCCATGGTGCCCAACCCAGCCATGGTGCCCAACCCAGCCATGGTGCCCAACCCAGCCATGGTGCCCAGCCCGGCCATGGTGCCCAGCCCGACCATGGTGCCAGCCCGGCCATGGTGCCCAGCCCGGCCATGGTGCCCAGCCCGGCCATGGTGCCCAGCCCGGCCATGGTGCCAGCCTGGCCATGGTTCCAGCCCAACGTCAAGAAATCTTGGCACTAAAGTGCCCTATCCTACCCTACCAGGGGACCTATAA